One genomic segment of Centropristis striata isolate RG_2023a ecotype Rhode Island chromosome 13, C.striata_1.0, whole genome shotgun sequence includes these proteins:
- the LOC131983686 gene encoding alpha-2,8-sialyltransferase 8F-like, with protein MRPLYSLVFTFLCLGSLLTALTWHMFENNDDEPYRLPRHKKRPSELCKDCKEVIDKVKEHYSQNWKKQEDNYTHFRSELSSKCNGFDKAIITQANTPVGSKIVYDAEKWRSLEVTPNTFSNFPKRHPFQNKKWDTCAVVGNGGILTDSSCGKMIDSAQFVFRCNLPPLEDGYEKDVGTKTNLVTANPTIFQKKYGALMGRRRRFVESLQIYGDSLLLLPAFSYGFCTPLCMRALYATEDLESPIRPVFLNPEYLKKLAVFWRSQGIKAARLSTGIMMTSLALELCANVHLYGFWPFSNHPHGLYALTNHYYDDVKVKRGHHAMPAEFDLLLQLHSQGVLRLHLEDCRPGKM; from the exons ATGAGGCCACTCTACTCTTTGGTCTTCACTTTCTTGTGTCTGGGGAGCCTGCTGACCGCTCTCACCTGGCACATGTTTGAAAACAA TGATGACGAACCTTACAGACTGCCTCGTCACAAGAAACGCCCTTCTGAGCTCTGTAAAGACTGCAA ggaGGTCATCGACAAAGTAAAAGAGCATTACTCTCAAAACTGGAAGAAGCAGGAGGACaattacacacatttcag ATCTGAGCTGAGCAGCAAGTGTAATGGTTTTGACAAGGCCATCATTACCCAGGCCAACACTCCAGTGGGATCCAAGATTGTGTACGACGCGGAAAAATGGAGGAGCCTCGAGGTGACCCCGAATACCTTCAGCAACTTTCCAAAG AGGCAtccgtttcaaaataaaaaatgggacACGTGTGCTGTTGTTGGGAACGGAGGGATCCTGACCGACAGCAGCTGTGGAAAGATGATCGATTCAGCTCAGTTTGTTTTCAG GTGTAACCTTCCTCCTTTGGAAGATGGCTATGAGAAAGATGTGGGTACCAAGACTAACCTTGTGACAGCAAACCCAACAATCTTTCAAAAGAA GTACGGGGCTCTAATGGGACGTCGGCGCCGCTTTGTGGAGAGCCTGCAAATCTATGGCGACTCCCTGCTGCTCCTTCCTGCCTTCTCCTATGGGTTCTGCACTCCTCTGTGCATGCGGGCCCTCTATGCCACTGAGGACCTGGAAAGCCCCATCCGGCCTGTCTTCTTAAACCCTGAATACCTCAAGAAACTGGCCGTCTTCTGGCGCTCCCAAGGCATAAAAGCAGCACGGCTCAGCACCGGCATAATGATGACTAGCCTGGCACTGGAACTCTGTGCTAACGTGCATCTCTATGGTTTCTGGCCCTTCAGTAATCATCCACATGGACTTTATGCCCTGACTAACCACTACTACGATGATGTGAAAGTTAAAAGAGGACATCACGCCATGCCGGCTGAGTTTGACCTCTTGCTGCAGCTGCACAGTCAGGGGGTGCTCAGGCTTCACCTGGAAGATTGTCGGCCAGGTAAAATGTAG